One genomic window of Prochlorococcus marinus str. NATL2A includes the following:
- a CDS encoding M16 family metallopeptidase, with the protein MKVKHWSLSNGATCVVADIEDSTLTCIDFWCKGGSLCEMKDEEGMAHFLEHMIFKGSKNLKEGEFDLKIESLGGSSNAATGLDDVHYHVLVPREKIEEGLKLILELLLFPAIEQDAFEMEKEVVLEEIAQNIDQPDEIIYMKLLKGCLTPHRYSKPILGDEKTVKNINPKQMKLFHKNNYVGKNCTLCIAGDLPNEVQSIINNSKLKELKTISNETAISNTITFNKGYKKETIPRLEGGRILKAWKLPPAKEQILILGAEIAATMLCEGKSSLIVKELREEKRIIESIDIDLQILEEGGLILLDVSCPEENLKIVESDVNNILKELTRDLVTNKDLERAKKLVVNNIYFGLELSSQIASTLGNQALWGRHNSILKSIDDISYWTIKRLKELIFPLFDPENAFTLIAEPEK; encoded by the coding sequence ATGAAAGTAAAACATTGGTCATTATCTAATGGTGCTACATGTGTTGTGGCTGATATAGAAGATTCAACGTTGACATGTATTGACTTTTGGTGCAAAGGGGGAAGTTTATGTGAAATGAAAGATGAAGAAGGTATGGCACATTTCTTAGAGCACATGATATTTAAAGGGAGCAAAAACCTTAAAGAAGGTGAATTCGATTTAAAAATTGAATCTCTTGGTGGAAGTAGTAATGCAGCGACTGGGTTGGACGATGTTCACTACCACGTTCTGGTGCCCCGTGAAAAAATAGAAGAAGGACTAAAATTAATACTAGAACTATTATTATTTCCTGCAATTGAACAAGATGCCTTTGAAATGGAAAAAGAAGTAGTTTTAGAGGAAATCGCACAAAATATTGATCAGCCAGATGAAATTATTTATATGAAATTGCTAAAGGGATGTTTAACACCACATAGATATTCGAAACCAATACTAGGTGATGAAAAAACTGTTAAAAATATAAATCCAAAACAAATGAAACTATTCCACAAGAATAATTATGTAGGTAAAAACTGTACGCTATGTATAGCAGGAGATTTGCCTAACGAAGTTCAATCAATAATTAACAATAGTAAATTGAAGGAATTAAAAACAATCTCAAATGAGACCGCAATAAGTAACACAATTACTTTTAACAAAGGCTATAAAAAAGAAACTATTCCAAGGCTTGAGGGAGGAAGAATATTGAAAGCTTGGAAACTCCCCCCTGCAAAAGAGCAGATCTTAATTTTAGGAGCAGAAATTGCTGCCACAATGTTATGCGAAGGTAAAAGTAGTCTTATTGTTAAGGAATTAAGAGAAGAAAAACGTATTATTGAATCAATAGATATAGATTTACAAATCCTTGAAGAGGGTGGATTAATTCTTCTTGATGTCAGTTGTCCAGAGGAAAACCTTAAAATTGTCGAAAGTGATGTCAATAACATCCTCAAAGAATTAACTAGAGATTTAGTTACTAATAAAGATTTAGAGCGTGCAAAAAAATTAGTCGTTAATAATATTTATTTTGGTTTAGAGTTGAGCTCTCAAATCGCCTCAACATTAGGGAATCAAGCTCTGTGGGGGCGCCACAATTCAATCCTAAAATCAATAGATGATATTTCATATTGGACAATAAAACGATTAAAAGAATTAATATTTCCATTATTTGATCCAGAAAATGCTTTTACATTAATTGCTGAACCTGAGAAATAA
- a CDS encoding phycocyanobilin:ferredoxin oxidoreductase: protein MESVFCIQSELNPLLLEAFELIKNRINSLNDLEPLYIDPMLSRIYRKQNEEKLFIINEFYQAKGFRKIHLEVAKLGKSLEILHCVFFPDPCYDLPIFGADLVVNSNNISAGIVDLSPVGKHLPDCLISQMRSLKVSKFTEPGKLPEWGFIFSPYVAFIRPVDFLEEKSFLELIDQYLSLLLSLLVKVKRDEINSLDAMCRLNYQKRYCLNQKRNDKTRGILTKFFGSSWADEYINKILFEC, encoded by the coding sequence TTGGAGTCAGTTTTTTGCATTCAAAGTGAATTGAATCCTCTTTTGCTAGAGGCTTTCGAACTTATTAAAAATAGAATTAATTCGTTGAATGATTTAGAACCTCTATACATTGACCCTATGTTGAGCAGGATTTACAGAAAACAAAATGAAGAGAAGTTATTTATTATTAACGAATTTTATCAAGCAAAAGGATTTAGAAAAATTCATTTGGAAGTTGCAAAGCTTGGGAAATCATTGGAAATACTCCATTGTGTCTTTTTCCCTGACCCTTGCTATGACCTGCCTATATTTGGTGCTGATTTGGTAGTTAATTCAAATAATATTTCCGCAGGGATTGTTGATTTGTCACCTGTAGGCAAACATTTGCCGGATTGCTTGATTTCTCAAATGAGATCATTAAAAGTCTCTAAATTTACTGAACCTGGGAAGCTGCCAGAATGGGGATTTATCTTTTCTCCTTATGTAGCCTTTATTCGTCCAGTTGATTTTCTCGAAGAAAAATCATTTTTAGAACTCATTGACCAATATTTGTCACTACTGTTGTCCTTATTAGTTAAGGTGAAAAGGGATGAAATCAATTCTTTGGATGCAATGTGTAGGCTTAATTATCAAAAACGATATTGCCTAAATCAAAAACGTAATGATAAAACAAGAGGGATTTTAACTAAATTCTTTGGTTCTTCTTGGGCCGATGAATACATAAATAAAATCCTTTTTGAATGTTAG
- a CDS encoding efflux RND transporter periplasmic adaptor subunit, producing the protein MLVMFKYLSLKILFPLGITPLCVLLLSGCDNKNLEVNQSLKEIQVVDRIEGVAALGQLNPFGEVRKLAAPNSGKGGTPRLSKLLIREGDSIIKDQILAVFDNRPKLEANLKSAKANLNILMSEIRIKKREINRYQTLLEKGAVAEIVLDKMKDDLFISETKISKLKAAIDAINVDLEQTQLKSPIDGIVLQILVREGERPNSSGVINVGANQSMEALIEVYESDIDRVQMGQAVDLISENGGFNGSLSGQVTLISPQVRQRRVLSTDPTGDADSRVVEVRVKLDNSSAKKVSHLTGMKVIARFQP; encoded by the coding sequence ATGTTAGTGATGTTTAAATACTTATCCTTAAAAATTTTATTTCCTCTCGGCATAACACCTTTATGCGTGCTCTTACTTAGTGGATGTGATAATAAAAATTTAGAAGTAAATCAAAGTCTAAAGGAGATTCAAGTTGTTGATAGGATTGAGGGTGTAGCTGCTTTGGGCCAGTTAAATCCTTTTGGAGAAGTAAGAAAATTAGCAGCTCCAAATAGTGGAAAGGGTGGTACACCAAGATTATCTAAATTATTAATTCGAGAAGGTGACTCTATTATCAAGGATCAAATATTAGCTGTTTTTGATAATCGTCCTAAGCTTGAAGCTAATTTGAAATCTGCGAAAGCTAATTTAAATATATTAATGAGTGAAATCAGGATAAAAAAAAGGGAAATTAATAGATATCAAACTCTTCTTGAGAAAGGAGCAGTGGCGGAAATCGTTTTAGATAAGATGAAAGATGATTTGTTTATTTCTGAGACCAAGATTTCAAAGCTTAAAGCTGCCATCGATGCAATTAACGTTGATTTAGAACAAACACAATTAAAAAGTCCAATTGATGGAATCGTTCTGCAAATCTTAGTTCGTGAGGGAGAGAGACCAAATTCGTCTGGTGTGATTAATGTTGGCGCTAACCAATCAATGGAAGCGCTTATTGAAGTGTATGAATCCGATATAGATAGAGTTCAAATGGGTCAAGCTGTTGATTTAATTAGTGAAAATGGAGGCTTTAATGGCTCATTAAGTGGTCAAGTGACTTTGATTAGCCCACAAGTCAGGCAAAGAAGAGTGCTCTCAACTGATCCAACTGGCGATGCTGACTCAAGGGTTGTTGAGGTTCGAGTCAAGCTTGATAATTCATCAGCCAAAAAGGTCTCTCATCTAACTGGAATGAAAGTCATTGCTCGTTTTCAGCCGTAG
- the devC gene encoding ABC transporter permease DevC, whose amino-acid sequence MELKNIFKKRKIPLAWLLLTRQPLRILVAIAGIAFAGILMFMQLGFRDGLFDASVTVHKLFDADLVLISPRSKSSISMSGFPRRRLVQAMAHKDVTGTTAVNWNFLLWRNPENLSTRSILALGFEPSNPLLIDSDFERKAKTLKNKGRVLFDDLSRDEFGPISPWFKSGRVVETEVAGKRVRVSGIVSLGPSFGADGNLITSSETYLELSPGNPKGSIEIGLVRLAKGSDIEKVVRSLNISLPSDVKVMSLKSFIDFEKNYWKSSTSIGFIFTLGAAMGFIVGCVIVYQILYSDVSDHLPEYATLMAMGYNLRTLLGVVAREGFILSIMGYIPAYLAGQALYALVRSSTKLPVEMSFSRASIIFCLILFMCMGSALAAMKKLADADPAEIF is encoded by the coding sequence GTGGAATTAAAAAATATTTTTAAAAAAAGAAAAATACCTCTTGCTTGGCTTTTGCTGACAAGACAACCTTTAAGAATATTGGTAGCCATTGCAGGGATAGCATTTGCTGGAATCTTGATGTTTATGCAATTAGGTTTCAGAGATGGTTTGTTTGATGCGAGTGTTACTGTTCATAAGTTGTTTGACGCAGATTTGGTATTAATTAGTCCTCGCTCAAAAAGTTCAATAAGTATGAGTGGGTTTCCTCGACGAAGATTAGTTCAAGCAATGGCACATAAAGATGTGACTGGAACAACTGCGGTTAATTGGAATTTTCTGCTTTGGCGAAATCCTGAAAATTTATCAACTAGATCAATTCTTGCTTTAGGCTTTGAGCCAAGTAATCCATTGTTGATTGATTCTGATTTTGAGAGAAAGGCTAAAACTTTAAAAAACAAAGGTAGGGTTTTATTTGATGATCTTTCCAGAGATGAATTCGGACCTATATCACCATGGTTCAAATCAGGACGTGTAGTTGAAACTGAAGTCGCAGGTAAAAGAGTTAGAGTTTCTGGGATAGTCAGTCTAGGTCCTTCCTTTGGCGCAGATGGGAATTTAATTACTAGCAGTGAGACATACTTAGAATTATCGCCAGGTAATCCTAAAGGAAGTATTGAAATTGGTTTAGTAAGATTAGCGAAGGGATCTGATATTGAAAAAGTTGTTCGCTCTTTAAATATAAGTTTGCCTAGTGACGTTAAGGTTATGTCTTTGAAATCATTTATAGATTTTGAAAAAAATTATTGGAAAAGTAGTACATCCATTGGATTCATTTTTACATTGGGAGCAGCAATGGGATTTATTGTTGGTTGTGTAATTGTTTATCAAATTCTTTACAGTGATGTCAGTGATCATTTACCTGAATATGCAACCTTAATGGCTATGGGTTACAACTTAAGAACCCTATTAGGAGTTGTAGCTAGAGAAGGATTCATTTTATCAATAATGGGATATATTCCTGCTTATCTTGCAGGACAAGCTTTATATGCTTTGGTTAGATCTTCAACTAAATTACCTGTTGAAATGAGTTTTAGTAGAGCATCAATTATATTTTGCTTGATACTTTTTATGTGTATGGGATCAGCATTAGCAGCTATGAAAAAATTGGCAGATGCTGATCCTGCTGAAATATTTTGA
- a CDS encoding DevA family ABC transporter ATP-binding protein, producing the protein MKNINNKTLDISSLNHWYGHGEMRRHVLQSVSMEISPGEVVLLTGPSGCGKTTLLTLIGALRKVQDGELKVFGKQLFGASRKTRQNLRKNIGMIFQGHNLLRCLTAEQNVQMGADLLNGFSYKARRAQSREWLRAVGLEDHLSKLPHDLSGGQKQRVAIARALAARPKLLLADEPTSALDSSTGREIVDLLKKLALEQSCSVLMVTHDPRILDVADRLLQMEDGQILPSV; encoded by the coding sequence ATGAAAAATATAAACAATAAAACTTTAGATATTTCTTCTTTGAATCATTGGTATGGGCATGGAGAGATGAGAAGGCATGTTCTCCAGTCTGTCTCAATGGAAATTTCTCCTGGTGAGGTTGTTTTGTTAACGGGACCTTCCGGATGTGGAAAAACCACTCTTTTGACTTTGATTGGAGCTCTTCGTAAGGTTCAAGATGGTGAACTTAAAGTATTTGGTAAACAACTTTTTGGAGCAAGCAGAAAAACTAGACAGAATCTTAGAAAAAATATTGGAATGATTTTTCAGGGGCATAATCTTTTGAGATGTTTAACCGCTGAACAAAATGTCCAAATGGGTGCAGACCTTTTAAATGGATTTTCATACAAAGCTCGAAGGGCTCAGTCTAGAGAATGGCTTAGAGCTGTTGGATTAGAAGACCACTTATCTAAGCTGCCGCATGATTTATCAGGTGGGCAAAAACAGCGAGTTGCTATTGCCAGAGCCCTTGCCGCTAGACCAAAATTACTTTTAGCGGATGAACCAACATCTGCATTAGATAGTTCAACTGGTAGAGAAATTGTTGATTTGTTAAAAAAACTAGCCTTAGAACAATCCTGTTCAGTGTTGATGGTTACGCATGATCCAAGAATATTGGATGTGGCAGATCGTCTCTTGCAAATGGAAGATGGTCAAATATTGCCCTCTGTTTAG
- a CDS encoding glycosyltransferase family 2 protein, protein MLISVVIPTYNRLPILRKCLDALENQILNVEIHSFEIVIVDDGSTDGTVDWLKNNIETFPHLRLFEQSHGGPALGRNLGVEKSKGELIVFIDSDLVVDKFFLRNHIDSLFRAWKKLGNRKCFTYGSVINTSNFSNPNSEPFKLQDLSWAYFATGNVAIDKKLLEKSGLFDNSFRLYGWEDLELGERLRNMGVKLIKCPRAIGYHWHPALALDQIPQLIRIEKERAKMGLVFYRKHPTLRVKFIIQYTFIHRCLWEILTFGGLINTKSVRPLLAFLINNGQSGLAMELLRLPLNLIGVRQIFREASLIGLR, encoded by the coding sequence ATGTTAATTAGCGTTGTTATTCCGACTTACAACAGACTTCCGATACTAAGAAAGTGTCTAGATGCTTTAGAAAATCAAATTTTGAATGTTGAAATTCATTCTTTTGAAATTGTAATAGTCGATGATGGATCAACAGATGGGACAGTTGATTGGCTAAAAAATAATATTGAGACCTTTCCTCATTTAAGGCTTTTTGAACAATCCCATGGAGGGCCTGCTCTAGGAAGAAATCTTGGAGTTGAAAAGTCAAAAGGTGAATTAATTGTTTTTATAGATAGTGATCTAGTTGTTGATAAATTTTTCCTAAGGAACCATATTGATTCTTTGTTCAGAGCCTGGAAAAAACTTGGGAATAGAAAATGTTTTACCTATGGATCTGTCATAAATACTTCTAATTTTAGTAATCCAAATTCTGAACCTTTTAAACTTCAAGACTTGTCTTGGGCTTACTTCGCTACTGGAAATGTTGCTATTGATAAAAAGCTTTTAGAAAAATCAGGTCTTTTTGACAACTCTTTTCGACTATATGGTTGGGAAGATTTGGAACTAGGAGAAAGACTAAGAAATATGGGCGTTAAACTTATTAAATGTCCAAGAGCTATTGGATATCATTGGCATCCTGCTTTAGCTCTTGATCAAATTCCTCAATTGATTCGAATTGAAAAAGAGAGAGCAAAGATGGGATTAGTCTTTTATCGTAAGCACCCAACTTTGAGAGTGAAATTTATAATTCAATACACTTTTATTCATCGTTGTCTTTGGGAAATTTTAACTTTTGGTGGACTTATTAATACAAAGTCAGTAAGACCTCTTTTGGCTTTTCTAATAAATAATGGTCAATCTGGTTTGGCTATGGAATTGTTAAGACTTCCTCTCAATTTGATTGGAGTGAGACAAATTTTTAGAGAAGCATCATTAATTGGACTCCGATGA
- the rpsB gene encoding 30S ribosomal protein S2: MAVVSLSEMMEAGAHFGHQTRRWNPKMSRYIYSARNGVHIIDLVKTAVCMNSAYKWTRGAARSGKRFLFVGTKKQASEVVAQEAIRCGASYVNQRWLGGMLTNWTTMKARIDRLKDLERMESSGAIAMRPKKEGAVLRRELERLQKYLGGLKGMRRLPDVVVLVDQRRETNAVLEARKLDIPLVSMLDTNCDPDLCEIPIPCNDDAVRSVQLVLGRLADAINEGRHGPNE; the protein is encoded by the coding sequence ATGGCTGTAGTTTCTCTCTCAGAGATGATGGAAGCTGGTGCTCACTTTGGGCATCAGACAAGAAGATGGAATCCCAAGATGTCCCGTTACATCTATTCTGCTCGTAATGGGGTTCATATTATTGATCTCGTTAAAACGGCTGTTTGTATGAACAGCGCCTATAAATGGACAAGAGGAGCCGCAAGAAGCGGTAAAAGATTCCTTTTTGTAGGTACCAAAAAACAAGCTTCCGAGGTAGTTGCTCAAGAAGCTATTAGATGCGGAGCTTCATACGTCAATCAAAGATGGTTAGGAGGTATGCTTACAAATTGGACAACAATGAAAGCAAGAATTGACAGGCTAAAAGATCTTGAACGAATGGAATCGAGTGGTGCTATTGCAATGCGCCCCAAAAAGGAAGGAGCCGTATTACGTAGAGAATTAGAACGATTGCAAAAATACCTAGGTGGACTTAAAGGCATGAGACGTCTTCCTGATGTTGTTGTTTTAGTTGATCAAAGGCGAGAAACAAACGCTGTTTTAGAGGCCAGAAAACTCGATATTCCATTGGTGTCAATGCTTGATACTAATTGTGATCCAGATCTTTGCGAGATTCCAATACCATGTAATGACGATGCTGTTCGATCTGTTCAACTCGTTTTGGGTAGATTAGCTGACGCTATCAATGAAGGGAGACATGGACCCAATGAGTAG
- the tsf gene encoding translation elongation factor Ts: protein MAEITAKLVKELRDKTSAGMMDCKKALIENKGDMDKSIEWLRQKGIASAEKKSGRVAAEGAVGSYIHTGSRVGVLLELNCETDFVARGDLFQGLLRDLSMQVAACPSVEYVSVDQIPESIANKEKEIEMGRDDLSGKPDQIKAKIVEGRIGKRLKEMALLEQPFIKDSSINVEELVKQVAGKIGENIRVRRFTRYILGEGIEVQGPDFAEEVASMTSG from the coding sequence ATGGCGGAAATAACAGCTAAACTCGTTAAAGAACTGCGAGATAAGACATCTGCAGGAATGATGGATTGTAAAAAAGCCCTTATTGAAAATAAGGGTGATATGGATAAGTCTATTGAGTGGTTAAGACAAAAAGGCATTGCTAGCGCAGAAAAGAAATCAGGTAGAGTTGCCGCTGAGGGCGCTGTAGGAAGTTACATTCATACAGGTTCTCGTGTGGGTGTTCTTCTAGAGCTGAACTGCGAGACTGATTTTGTTGCTAGAGGTGATTTATTTCAAGGCCTTTTGAGAGACTTATCAATGCAAGTAGCCGCTTGTCCAAGTGTTGAATATGTAAGTGTTGATCAAATTCCAGAATCAATTGCCAACAAAGAGAAAGAAATAGAAATGGGAAGAGATGACCTCTCTGGTAAGCCTGATCAAATAAAAGCTAAAATTGTTGAAGGAAGAATAGGTAAGAGATTGAAAGAAATGGCTCTCTTAGAACAGCCATTCATAAAAGATAGTTCAATAAATGTTGAAGAGTTGGTAAAACAAGTTGCTGGTAAAATTGGCGAAAATATAAGAGTTCGTAGATTTACCAGATATATACTTGGAGAGGGGATTGAGGTTCAAGGACCTGACTTCGCAGAAGAGGTCGCATCTATGACTTCAGGTTGA
- the recG gene encoding ATP-dependent DNA helicase RecG: MVEGYNKNITSSDSKPTPDRQSSELTTWIRSLQQALTVEVDHGFINIQGRTNKFSNFVTGYLLSGPSTAVNEFDFSRLQELALDYEKYQTMSTDDRRKIIVQTRQALHTLFKYKEGEERAEPNKLKIRRSQESTLHKRSSSAYSLSLQSTISSVKGVGSKQAERLSTLGLILIRDLINYFPRDYVDYSSLKTIDKTQAGQNVTIVAKVRRCSSFKSPKNPNLAILELFIKDKTGGMKITRFFAGRRSSSIAYVKSQQSLYPVGATVAVSGLVKESKYGKSLNDPLIEIIDSPNDYLKSRTIGQILPVYSLTEGITADKFRDLIQSILYLTSNIKDPLPKETLNRLDLPNRKEAFFHIHNPENSMTLAKAKRRIVFDEFLLLQLSLLLRRDLHKKSDSPQLSIEPNINSLVGKFLSILPFSLTNAQRRVLKEIESDIVKAEPMSRLLQGDVGSGKTVIAISALLTAVQSGWQGAFMAPTEVLASQHFQTLSKWIPQLEINVDLLTGSTPKSRRKQILTDLVNGSTKILVGTHALFEDPVVFERLGLVVVDEQHRFGVKQRNKLLNKGLQPHLLTMTATPIPRTLALTLHGDLDVSQLDELPPGRTPINTQLISPNEKKYAYDLIRSEIKKGHQIYVVLPLIEESEKLELSSAVDVHYQLSTEIFSEFNVELLHGKMKSVEKQEVIQNFINKKSDILVSTTVIEVGVDVPNASVMLIEDSDRFGLAQLHQLRGRVGRGASKSYCLLSHQNKNKLSRQRLDVLVNSNDGFEISEIDLRFRGPGQVLGTKQSGLPDFALASLADDADVLEIARKEARIILDSDPLLSNNSMLRLSIKEQWDRLKIGNKLN; this comes from the coding sequence ATGGTGGAAGGATACAACAAAAATATAACCAGCTCTGATTCGAAACCTACTCCCGATCGTCAATCAAGTGAATTAACAACTTGGATTCGATCTTTGCAACAAGCTTTAACAGTTGAGGTTGATCACGGCTTTATTAATATTCAAGGCAGAACAAATAAATTTTCTAATTTTGTAACTGGATATTTATTAAGCGGTCCTTCTACAGCCGTTAACGAATTTGATTTTTCTAGATTACAGGAATTGGCCTTAGATTATGAAAAATATCAAACTATGTCTACAGACGATAGACGTAAAATAATAGTTCAAACCAGACAGGCTCTTCATACTCTTTTTAAATATAAGGAAGGTGAAGAGAGAGCCGAGCCTAACAAATTAAAAATAAGAAGATCTCAAGAATCTACTTTGCATAAGAGAAGTTCTTCTGCATATTCACTAAGTTTACAAAGTACGATTTCTTCTGTTAAAGGTGTTGGCTCCAAACAAGCTGAGAGATTGTCTACATTAGGTCTTATTTTGATTCGTGATCTCATTAATTATTTTCCTCGTGATTATGTTGATTACTCTTCATTAAAAACGATAGATAAAACTCAAGCAGGTCAGAATGTAACGATTGTGGCAAAAGTTAGACGATGCAGTTCATTTAAAAGTCCTAAAAATCCAAATCTTGCAATTCTTGAGTTGTTTATAAAAGATAAGACAGGAGGAATGAAAATCACTAGATTTTTCGCAGGTCGTCGGAGTAGCAGTATTGCGTATGTAAAATCTCAACAAAGCTTGTATCCTGTTGGTGCAACTGTTGCGGTAAGTGGGTTGGTTAAGGAAAGTAAATATGGTAAATCATTAAATGACCCTTTAATAGAAATTATCGATAGTCCCAACGATTATTTGAAATCTAGAACTATTGGTCAGATATTGCCTGTGTACTCTTTAACGGAAGGTATTACCGCTGATAAGTTCAGAGATCTAATACAATCGATACTTTATTTGACATCTAATATTAAAGATCCACTGCCGAAAGAGACATTAAATAGGCTTGATTTACCTAACCGGAAAGAAGCTTTTTTTCATATTCATAATCCTGAGAATTCAATGACCTTAGCTAAAGCAAAAAGAAGAATTGTATTTGATGAGTTTTTATTATTGCAGCTTAGTCTTCTTTTAAGACGTGATTTACATAAGAAATCTGATTCTCCTCAACTAAGTATTGAGCCAAATATTAATAGCCTAGTTGGGAAATTCCTGAGTATTCTTCCATTCTCTCTGACTAATGCTCAAAGAAGGGTTTTAAAGGAAATTGAATCAGACATAGTCAAAGCAGAGCCAATGTCTCGACTATTACAAGGCGATGTTGGTAGTGGAAAAACTGTTATCGCTATTTCAGCACTTCTCACTGCAGTTCAATCAGGATGGCAGGGTGCTTTTATGGCTCCAACTGAGGTACTCGCATCACAACACTTTCAAACACTAAGTAAATGGATTCCTCAACTTGAGATTAATGTTGATTTGTTAACTGGCTCTACGCCAAAGTCTCGTCGTAAACAAATTCTGACTGATTTAGTAAATGGCTCTACAAAAATTCTTGTAGGAACTCATGCCCTATTTGAAGACCCAGTTGTCTTCGAACGACTTGGCCTTGTAGTTGTCGATGAGCAACATCGCTTCGGTGTTAAGCAGAGGAATAAATTGTTGAACAAAGGTTTACAACCTCACTTGCTAACGATGACGGCGACACCCATTCCCAGAACCTTAGCGCTTACTTTGCATGGCGATTTGGATGTTAGTCAATTAGATGAGCTTCCTCCTGGTCGAACTCCCATTAATACTCAGCTGATATCACCAAATGAAAAAAAGTATGCATATGATTTGATCAGGAGTGAAATTAAGAAAGGACATCAAATCTATGTTGTATTACCTTTGATTGAAGAGTCTGAGAAACTAGAACTTAGTTCAGCTGTAGACGTACATTATCAATTGTCTACTGAAATTTTTTCAGAATTTAATGTTGAATTACTTCATGGCAAAATGAAAAGTGTAGAAAAGCAAGAGGTTATTCAGAATTTTATTAATAAAAAAAGCGATATATTGGTATCTACTACGGTTATTGAAGTAGGTGTTGATGTCCCAAATGCAAGTGTAATGTTGATAGAAGATTCTGATCGTTTTGGTTTAGCTCAATTGCATCAACTAAGGGGCCGAGTAGGAAGAGGAGCATCCAAGTCATACTGTCTCCTGAGTCATCAAAATAAAAATAAATTATCTAGACAAAGACTGGACGTTCTTGTGAACTCTAATGACGGATTTGAAATTTCTGAAATTGATTTGCGTTTTCGTGGACCTGGACAAGTCTTAGGTACTAAACAATCAGGCTTACCTGACTTTGCTCTGGCATCATTAGCTGATGATGCTGATGTCCTCGAAATTGCACGGAAGGAGGCCCGAATTATTTTAGATTCCGACCCTCTGCTTTCAAACAACTCAATGCTTCGTTTGTCAATCAAAGAGCAGTGGGACAGACTAAAAATTGGTAATAAATTAAATTAA
- a CDS encoding M15 family metallopeptidase, translating to MNLRPWNNIKINECNEPLVVIPESIFRLTPHPYMSLGAPYLTGLDPWVLRQSVLKRLKQAQQNLFDITSDLQLALFDAWRPISVQKFMFNYTIEETCRSRGINIDDISNKEDITDVIEEVGRFWAKPSCNPLTPPPHSTGAAIDLTLADMSGHPLDLGGEIDFIGPESSPDFYKKDNLGMPCSKHQVFHNRRSLLFSVMEQAGFVQHPNEWWHFSYGDQLWAWTSNQGIPIYGAALEVSKDITLSEPSLVT from the coding sequence ATGAATTTGAGACCTTGGAATAATATAAAAATAAATGAATGTAATGAGCCTTTAGTTGTTATCCCTGAATCCATATTTCGACTAACACCTCATCCTTATATGTCGTTAGGTGCACCATATTTAACTGGACTAGATCCGTGGGTTTTACGCCAAAGTGTCTTAAAAAGATTGAAACAAGCACAACAAAATCTTTTTGATATTACTTCCGATTTACAGTTAGCTTTGTTTGATGCTTGGAGACCTATCTCTGTTCAGAAATTCATGTTTAATTACACTATTGAAGAAACTTGTAGGTCGAGGGGGATAAATATTGATGATATCTCAAATAAAGAAGACATCACTGACGTGATTGAGGAGGTTGGTCGCTTCTGGGCAAAACCTTCATGTAATCCTCTTACACCTCCTCCTCATAGTACCGGTGCTGCAATAGATTTGACTCTTGCTGATATGTCTGGACATCCATTGGATCTTGGAGGAGAAATAGATTTTATTGGTCCTGAATCAAGTCCTGACTTTTATAAGAAAGACAATTTAGGGATGCCTTGTTCAAAACATCAAGTTTTTCATAACAGAAGATCTCTTTTGTTTTCAGTTATGGAACAGGCTGGATTTGTTCAACACCCAAACGAATGGTGGCATTTTAGCTATGGAGATCAATTATGGGCTTGGACTAGCAATCAAGGTATTCCTATTTATGGAGCTGCACTTGAAGTAAGTAAAGACATTACACTTTCAGAACCAAGTTTAGTCACATGA